The Periplaneta americana isolate PAMFEO1 chromosome 9, P.americana_PAMFEO1_priV1, whole genome shotgun sequence genome contains a region encoding:
- the CtsL1 gene encoding procathepsin L produces MKVLIVICVVIAAAVNAVSFFDLVTEEWEAFKLEHGKKYKSDVEDKFRMKIFMENRHKVAKHNAAYEQGVHKFKLGMNKYGDMLPHEFTHIMNGFNKMQKKQNKILQGATFITPANVELPRTVDWRDDGAVTPIKDQGQCGSCWAFSSTGALEGQHFRKTGKLVSLSEQNLIDCSTIEGNEGCNGGIMDQAFQYVKDNGGIDTEVSYPYEAEDDKCRYNPKTSGATDAGFVDIEHGSERKLKEAVATVGPVSVAIDASHESFQLYREGVYYEPQCNSTNLDHGVLVVGYGTDEETGEDYWLVKNSWGLSWGKNGYVMMARNRDNNCGIATLASYPLV; encoded by the exons CTTGAGCATGGAAAGAAATACAAATCTGATGTTGAAGACAAGTTTCGGATGAAGATCTTCATGGAAAATAGACATAAAGTAGCAAAACATAATGCAGCATATGAGCAGGGCGTCCATAAATTCAAGCTTGGCATGAACAAATATGGAGACATG CTCCCTCATGAGTTCACACATATTATGAATGGTTTCAACAAAAtgcagaagaaacaaaataagatacTGCAGGGAGCAACTTTCATCACTCCAGCAAATGTTGAATTGCCTCGCACTGTTGACTGGCGTGATGATGGAGCTGTGACACCTATCAAGGATCAGGGACAATGTGGCTCATGCTGGGCTTTCAGCTCT ACTGGAGCACTTGAAGGCCAACACTTCAGAAAGACTGGAAAGCTTGTTTCTCTGAGTGAACAGAATCTGATTGATTGCTCAACTATTGAAGGCAATGAAGGTTGTAATGGTGGAATAATGGATCAGGCTTTCCAATATGTGAAGGACAATGGCGGAATTGACACTGAAGTTTCATATCCTTACGAAGCTGAG GACGATAAATGCAGGTACAACCCTAAAACTTCAGGAGCCACAGATGCTGGTTTTGTGGACATTGAGCATGGTAGTGAACGCAAATTGAAGGAAGCAGTTGCTACAGTTGGACCTGTTTCTGTTGCTATTGACGCAAGTCATGAATCATTTCAGCTGTATCGTGAAG gTGTATATTACGAACCACAGTGTAATAGCACAAATCTCGACCATGGTGTGCTTGTTGTTGGATATGGCACTGATGAAGAAACAGGCGAAGATTATTGGTTGGTTAAGAATTCCTGGGGATTATCTTGGGGCAAGAATGGTTATGTGATGATGGCTCGCAATCGTGACAACAATTGTGGTATTGCCACTCTAGCAAGTTATCCATTGGTGTGA